Proteins from a single region of Chryseobacterium sp. W4I1:
- a CDS encoding septum formation initiator family protein — protein MKENKLIKDIQPKSETFKIIQKYVLNKYTITICMFLVWMIFFDKTSFLVINELNGEISRYEDQLEYYKTEYGKNDAFYKKLMNNKSEKEKYARENYFMKKPDEEIFILVVDSANEAKK, from the coding sequence ATGAAAGAAAACAAGCTTATTAAAGATATCCAGCCAAAGTCTGAGACATTCAAAATAATCCAGAAATATGTTCTGAATAAATATACCATTACCATCTGTATGTTTCTGGTCTGGATGATTTTCTTTGATAAAACCTCTTTCCTTGTTATTAATGAGCTGAACGGCGAGATTAGCCGATATGAAGACCAGCTTGAATATTATAAAACGGAATACGGAAAAAATGATGCCTTTTATAAAAAGCTGATGAACAATAAGTCGGAAAAAGAAAAATACGCCAGAGAAAATTATTTTATGAAAAAACCGGATGAGGAAATCTTTATTCTGGTGGTAGACAGCGCCAATGAGGCCAAAAAGTAG
- a CDS encoding methylmalonyl-CoA mutase family protein gives MSADILPNWENLVRKQLKTDDIYSILKKENLEGIEVKPFYSDVQRPLVNLPKVEENTHLVARYHESLEEDVFAFILDHNVENLEEKTIFVNNNDLAGHISPKEEDQYFSLIDVFNEKQGTIDDQLAKELLSKDFKRNICVDISLHQNAGAAIDQQLGIALAKAKELAEVYGPEILRKLIFRIAVGGNYFFEMAKLRAFKIVFNQLSKEYGLNETPYIFAETSLRNKAVADSENNLIRSTLELASAMIAGADAVFSNNYLVDRSTDNSEEISFKQQIVLAYESIINVFEDASNGSYYVEEITRQIAEKSWALFIEIEEGGGYLELLKQGIIQKKIYDHAVEEQKWVEEGKIKLIGVNLYPKLDVTRSVEDLYNEKEIKAVRWAEMFE, from the coding sequence ATGTCAGCAGATATACTTCCAAACTGGGAAAATTTAGTAAGAAAACAACTTAAAACAGATGATATTTATTCCATTCTGAAGAAAGAAAACTTAGAAGGAATAGAGGTGAAACCTTTTTACAGTGATGTACAGAGACCGCTGGTCAATCTGCCGAAAGTTGAAGAAAATACCCATCTGGTAGCCAGATACCATGAGAGCCTGGAAGAAGATGTATTTGCATTTATTTTGGATCACAACGTAGAAAATCTTGAAGAAAAAACAATCTTTGTCAACAATAATGATCTTGCAGGCCACATAAGCCCCAAAGAAGAAGATCAGTATTTCTCACTGATCGATGTTTTCAACGAAAAACAAGGAACTATTGATGACCAGCTGGCCAAAGAACTTTTATCGAAGGATTTCAAAAGAAACATCTGCGTTGATATTTCACTTCATCAGAATGCAGGAGCAGCCATTGATCAGCAGTTAGGAATTGCGTTGGCAAAGGCTAAGGAACTTGCCGAAGTCTATGGTCCTGAAATTTTACGCAAACTGATTTTCAGAATAGCAGTAGGAGGAAACTATTTCTTTGAAATGGCTAAGCTGAGAGCTTTTAAAATAGTCTTTAATCAGCTTTCAAAAGAATATGGCTTAAATGAAACACCATATATTTTTGCCGAAACCTCTTTAAGAAATAAGGCTGTAGCAGACAGTGAAAACAATCTTATCCGTTCAACTCTCGAACTGGCTTCCGCAATGATTGCAGGAGCAGATGCGGTGTTCAGCAACAATTATCTTGTTGACAGAAGTACCGATAACTCTGAAGAGATCTCCTTTAAGCAGCAGATTGTTCTGGCTTATGAAAGTATCATTAATGTATTTGAAGATGCATCGAACGGAAGCTATTATGTTGAAGAGATTACCCGTCAAATCGCTGAAAAATCGTGGGCACTGTTCATTGAAATAGAAGAAGGGGGAGGTTATCTTGAGCTTTTAAAGCAGGGAATTATTCAGAAAAAGATCTATGACCATGCCGTTGAGGAACAGAAATGGGTGGAAGAAGGTAAAATAAAGCTTATTGGAGTCAATTTGTACCCCAAATTAGACGTTACAAGATCAGTAGAAGATCTTTACAATGAAAAAGAAATAAAAGCCGTACGTTGGGCTGAAATGTTTGAGTAA
- the udk gene encoding uridine kinase, with protein sequence MLVIGIAGGTGSGKTTVVDKILQQLDIEGMNILSQDNYYHDNPNLTLTEREALNYDHPKSIDFDLMIKHVKALKNNEPIEQPIYSFVTHSRTGDHVTVEPRNVLVVEGILVLTNKELLKEFDLKVFVHADSDERLIRRIRRDTQDRGRDLGEVLHRYQTTLKPMHQEFIEPSKNEADLIIPNMRQNSVAIDFLTTVIKNSLRKH encoded by the coding sequence ATGCTTGTAATAGGAATTGCTGGAGGTACAGGATCCGGCAAAACTACAGTTGTTGATAAAATACTGCAACAGCTTGATATTGAAGGAATGAATATCCTTTCTCAGGATAATTATTATCATGACAACCCGAATCTGACACTGACTGAAAGAGAAGCGCTGAACTACGATCATCCAAAGTCTATAGATTTCGATTTAATGATAAAACATGTGAAAGCTTTAAAGAACAATGAGCCTATAGAACAGCCCATTTATAGCTTTGTCACCCATTCCCGAACTGGCGACCATGTCACTGTAGAACCTAGAAATGTTTTGGTTGTAGAAGGAATTTTGGTCCTTACCAACAAAGAACTATTAAAAGAGTTCGATTTAAAAGTTTTTGTACATGCAGATTCTGACGAAAGATTAATCCGAAGAATCCGAAGAGACACTCAGGATAGAGGAAGAGATTTAGGTGAAGTTTTACACCGTTATCAGACCACCTTAAAGCCTATGCACCAGGAATTCATAGAGCCATCCAAGAATGAAGCCGATTTGATCATTCCCAATATGAGACAGAATTCCGTAGCGATTGATTTTTTAACCACTGTTATTAAAAATTCGTTGAGAAAACATTAA
- a CDS encoding GxxExxY protein: MKENEISFYVRKCIFSVYNELGPGLLEKVYEKVLAHELENNGLMVKTQVPMNLKFKDTVIESGFIADIIVENKVIIEIKAITDTDYINKSIFRKVNGELD; the protein is encoded by the coding sequence ATGAAAGAAAATGAGATAAGTTTTTATGTCAGGAAATGCATCTTTTCTGTCTATAATGAGCTTGGACCAGGTTTATTGGAAAAGGTTTATGAAAAAGTTCTGGCTCATGAACTTGAAAATAATGGATTAATGGTAAAAACTCAGGTCCCAATGAACCTTAAGTTTAAGGATACTGTTATAGAATCAGGATTTATTGCGGATATAATTGTTGAAAACAAAGTAATTATAGAGATAAAGGCTATTACAGATACTGACTATATTAATAAAAGTATTTTCAGAAAAGTAAACGGAGAATTAGATTAA